Proteins from a genomic interval of Candidatus Sericytochromatia bacterium:
- the gpmI gene encoding 2,3-bisphosphoglycerate-independent phosphoglycerate mutase — translation MTRPVALIICDGWGINPRREANAIAMARTPHFDALSQRWPHTQLFTSGLAVGLPEGQMGNSEVGHMNMGAGRIVYQELTRIDEEIRQGRLQGNPALVAAMDEAKQTSGRLHLMGLLSDGGVHSSIQHLFALLRMAKDRGVPHTYIHAFLDGRDVSPRSALGFLSQTEAMLQELGYGRIATVSGRYYAMDRDQNWERIERAYRALVEARGESAPSAREAVERSYAADVSDEFLVPCVVDAAGRMQSGDRVIFFNFRPDRARQISRALTQADFPHFERPDWPSLHQTCLTQYDAKLPLPVAYTPQQLSDNLSQVLAERGLRQYHTAETEKYAHVTFFFNCGREAPYEGEERMLIPSPKVATYDLQPEMAAPAVAQAACAALDGGHTDFLVMNFANADMVGHTGNMAATLQAIEAVDAAVGRVVQSVLAQGGIALVTADHGNAEQMIDYETRQPHTAHTTNPVPLYMAGSERRLREGGVLADVAPTILDLLEQSVPGAMTARSLLA, via the coding sequence ATGACCCGACCCGTCGCCCTGATCATCTGTGACGGATGGGGGATCAACCCCCGTCGAGAAGCCAACGCCATCGCAATGGCCAGAACCCCGCACTTTGACGCGCTCAGCCAGCGCTGGCCCCACACCCAGCTGTTTACCTCTGGGCTGGCGGTCGGCCTTCCCGAGGGGCAAATGGGCAACTCGGAAGTGGGCCACATGAACATGGGGGCAGGCCGCATCGTCTACCAGGAACTGACGCGCATCGACGAGGAGATCCGACAGGGTCGACTCCAGGGCAATCCCGCCCTGGTGGCCGCCATGGACGAAGCCAAACAAACCAGTGGGCGGTTGCACCTGATGGGGTTGCTCTCCGACGGGGGCGTCCACAGCAGCATCCAGCACCTGTTTGCCCTGCTGCGGATGGCCAAGGACCGAGGGGTTCCCCACACTTACATTCACGCGTTTCTGGATGGTCGGGACGTCTCCCCTCGCAGCGCGCTGGGCTTCCTGTCTCAAACCGAGGCCATGCTGCAGGAACTGGGATACGGCCGGATCGCCACCGTCTCCGGTCGATACTACGCCATGGATCGTGACCAGAACTGGGAACGCATTGAGCGGGCCTACAGGGCCTTGGTGGAGGCGCGCGGGGAATCCGCCCCCTCCGCCCGGGAAGCGGTGGAGCGAAGCTACGCCGCGGATGTCTCGGACGAATTCCTGGTCCCCTGCGTGGTTGACGCGGCCGGACGGATGCAGAGCGGCGATCGCGTGATCTTCTTCAATTTCCGACCAGACCGCGCCCGCCAGATCTCCCGCGCGCTGACTCAGGCAGACTTCCCGCACTTCGAGCGCCCGGACTGGCCCAGCCTGCATCAGACCTGTTTGACGCAGTACGACGCCAAACTGCCCTTGCCGGTGGCCTACACGCCGCAGCAGTTGAGCGACAACCTGTCACAGGTGCTGGCAGAGCGAGGCCTCAGGCAATACCACACCGCAGAAACGGAAAAGTACGCCCACGTGACCTTCTTCTTCAACTGCGGAAGGGAGGCCCCCTACGAGGGGGAAGAGCGCATGCTGATCCCCTCGCCGAAAGTGGCCACCTACGATCTGCAGCCCGAAATGGCCGCTCCGGCGGTGGCCCAGGCGGCGTGCGCGGCATTGGATGGAGGCCACACAGACTTTCTGGTGATGAATTTCGCCAATGCCGACATGGTCGGACACACGGGCAACATGGCGGCGACCCTTCAGGCCATCGAGGCCGTCGATGCCGCGGTGGGCCGGGTGGTGCAAAGCGTGCTGGCCCAGGGGGGAATCGCCCTGGTGACGGCGGACCACGGCAATGCCGAACAGATGATCGACTATGAGACCCGGCAACCGCACACCGCTCACACCACCAACCCTGTGCCCCTCTACATGGCGGGTTCGGAGCGCCGGCTGCGGGAGGGGGGGGTGCTTGCCGACGTGGCCCCGACCATCCTGGACCTGCTCGAGCAGAGCGTTCCAGGCGCCATGACGGCACGTAGCTTGCTGGCGTAA
- a CDS encoding phosphoglycerate kinase, protein MQKRSISDWSDADLRGKRVLVREDLNVPLDGERITDDTRIRAAVPTLQALREKGARVIVVSHLGRPKGVTEALRLDTVAARLAECLGTPVLKAADTIGPDAQAKVAASQPGDVILLENVRFHPEEEKNDPAFARALADLADFYVNDAFGTAHRAHASTAGVAAHLPAAAGLLMQKEIEIMGQALSAPKRPLVAIIGGSKVSTKIGVLDHLVGKVDALVVGGAMAFTFLRAQGHATGKSLVEEDQLAVATRVLDLAERMKTTLILPSDVVLAPDIAAPAASATVEVTAIPADQIGVDVGPKTLGRIAEVLAGAETIIWNGPMGVFENPAFAVGTEAVARQCAAATERGAITIVGGGDSVAAVEGLGLADRLTHVSTGGGASLEFLEGKVLPGVAALNDR, encoded by the coding sequence CTGCAGAAACGCTCGATTTCCGATTGGAGCGACGCCGACCTGCGAGGCAAGCGCGTTCTGGTCCGCGAAGACCTCAATGTTCCGCTGGATGGTGAGCGGATCACGGACGACACCCGCATCCGCGCGGCGGTCCCCACCTTGCAGGCACTGCGGGAGAAGGGAGCCCGTGTGATTGTCGTCTCGCACCTGGGCCGCCCCAAGGGCGTCACTGAAGCCCTGCGGCTCGACACCGTCGCCGCTCGTCTGGCGGAATGCCTGGGAACCCCCGTTTTGAAGGCCGCCGACACGATCGGACCAGACGCCCAGGCCAAGGTCGCAGCCAGTCAGCCTGGAGACGTGATCCTGTTGGAAAACGTGCGTTTTCACCCGGAAGAAGAGAAGAATGATCCCGCGTTTGCCCGAGCCCTGGCGGACCTGGCCGACTTCTATGTGAACGATGCCTTTGGAACGGCCCACCGAGCGCACGCGAGCACGGCGGGTGTGGCCGCTCACCTGCCCGCCGCGGCGGGCTTGTTGATGCAGAAGGAGATCGAGATCATGGGCCAGGCGCTCAGTGCGCCCAAACGCCCCTTGGTCGCCATTATCGGGGGTTCCAAAGTCAGTACGAAGATCGGGGTGCTCGATCATCTGGTCGGCAAGGTCGATGCCCTGGTGGTCGGGGGGGCCATGGCCTTCACCTTCCTGCGGGCGCAAGGCCACGCCACCGGCAAGAGCCTGGTGGAGGAGGACCAACTCGCCGTGGCGACGCGCGTCCTAGACCTCGCCGAGCGGATGAAAACGACCCTGATTCTGCCCTCGGATGTGGTGCTCGCGCCAGATATCGCAGCCCCTGCAGCCAGCGCCACGGTCGAGGTGACCGCCATTCCCGCCGACCAGATCGGCGTGGACGTAGGCCCCAAAACGCTGGGTCGCATCGCTGAAGTGCTGGCCGGAGCAGAGACGATCATCTGGAACGGTCCGATGGGCGTGTTCGAGAACCCGGCTTTCGCGGTGGGCACCGAGGCCGTCGCGCGTCAGTGCGCCGCGGCGACCGAGAGAGGCGCCATCACGATCGTCGGCGGAGGCGACTCGGTCGCAGCCGTGGAAGGCTTGGGCCTGGCGGACCGCTTGACCCACGTCTCCACCGGCGGTGGCGCGAGCCTCGAGTTCTTGGAAGGCAAGGTCCTCCCGGGCGTGGCTGCCCTCAACGACCGTTAG
- a CDS encoding sugar ABC transporter permease, giving the protein MVSDSGILVNSAPPTPGSPHAPGRTALRVAAPYLFLLPAAVVLVTFLFAPLAYAGWLSFTNFNALVPPDWVGGANYARLVSDPVFWKTLRNTVIYLAGVVPALVLLPLLLAVLVNHSLPGVTFFRAAYYLPVVISMVVAGLMWKWIFAENGLLNYLLGLVIPWLAAHPVAWLSRPETALAAVMVVTVWKGLGYYMVIYLAGLQTIPSDIYESAAIDGASRWQTLWRLTVPMLWPSITFVAIVSSISALKTFTEIYVMTDGGPLNASTTVVYYLYQQSFQNLNMGYANAIGMVLFVLILAFSILNVRAFERGQAPA; this is encoded by the coding sequence ATGGTCTCAGATTCTGGCATCCTCGTAAATTCCGCGCCGCCAACCCCCGGGTCGCCCCACGCCCCGGGGCGCACCGCGCTGCGGGTGGCTGCGCCGTACCTGTTTTTGCTGCCTGCAGCCGTCGTCCTGGTCACCTTCCTGTTCGCGCCGCTGGCCTACGCGGGATGGCTGAGTTTCACAAACTTCAACGCGCTGGTGCCGCCGGACTGGGTGGGAGGTGCGAATTATGCGCGACTCGTTTCGGATCCGGTCTTCTGGAAGACCCTGCGCAACACGGTGATCTACCTCGCGGGCGTGGTGCCGGCCTTGGTTCTGCTGCCCTTGCTGCTGGCCGTGCTGGTCAACCACTCGCTGCCCGGCGTGACGTTTTTTCGAGCGGCGTACTATCTGCCCGTGGTCATTTCCATGGTCGTGGCCGGCTTGATGTGGAAGTGGATCTTTGCCGAAAATGGGCTGCTTAACTATCTCCTGGGCCTGGTCATCCCCTGGTTGGCAGCCCATCCGGTCGCCTGGTTGTCCCGCCCGGAAACCGCCCTTGCGGCCGTGATGGTCGTGACCGTCTGGAAGGGCCTGGGCTACTATATGGTGATCTACCTGGCCGGCCTCCAAACCATCCCTTCTGACATTTACGAGTCGGCGGCGATCGATGGGGCCAGTCGCTGGCAGACGCTGTGGCGGTTGACCGTGCCGATGCTCTGGCCGTCCATCACCTTCGTGGCGATCGTGTCGAGCATTTCGGCCTTGAAGACCTTCACGGAGATCTATGTGATGACCGACGGGGGCCCCCTGAATGCCAGTACGACCGTCGTTTATTATCTGTACCAGCAAAGCTTCCAGAACCTGAACATGGGCTATGCCAACGCCATCGGGATGGTCTTGTTCGTTCTGATCCTGGCGTTCTCCATCCTGAACGTGCGTGCCTTCGAGCGGGGGCAGGCGCCTGCTTGA
- a CDS encoding cytochrome c, whose amino-acid sequence MSNAPKWSPSLMPWLLAASLLLLGAGCDRLSRQTSQESAGADQGASPGAPQVASLAASPSPPAGAPDGAVLFKTHCQACHGEAGTGGMGPALAAAAQRGEGHVRTMIANGSPDRGMPPFAAALTPGEVDAIVQHVGAFK is encoded by the coding sequence ATGTCCAACGCACCCAAGTGGTCTCCCTCTCTGATGCCCTGGTTGCTGGCAGCGAGCTTGTTGCTCCTCGGTGCCGGCTGTGACCGTCTCAGTCGCCAGACCAGCCAAGAGTCCGCCGGAGCAGACCAGGGAGCCAGCCCCGGCGCCCCCCAGGTGGCGAGCCTCGCCGCGAGCCCGTCGCCCCCCGCCGGCGCGCCGGATGGGGCCGTGCTGTTCAAGACCCATTGCCAGGCCTGTCACGGAGAGGCGGGGACGGGCGGAATGGGCCCTGCGCTGGCAGCGGCGGCCCAGCGTGGGGAGGGGCATGTTCGCACCATGATCGCCAATGGCAGCCCCGATCGCGGTATGCCCCCTTTTGCGGCAGCGCTGACTCCCGGTGAGGTGGACGCCATCGTCCAGCACGTGGGGGCGTTCAAGTAA
- the moaA gene encoding GTP 3',8-cyclase MoaA produces MALLHDAFDRRIDYLRISVTDRCNMRCQYCMPAEGMAFAPREELLSFDEIVAFVREVAVPLGITKLRLTGGEPLVRPGLPGLAARLAALPEIRDLALTTNGALLTTLARDLQVAGVTRLNISLDTLRPERFREMTRGGDFQRVWEGLETSERLGFAPLKLNCVVMRGFNEDELVDFVALTLQRPWHVRFIEFMPVGDYARFQHLGYVSSADMQARIAERHRLEPLAQRDFAGNGPARYWQVQGALGSVGFISQMSHDFCASCNRVRLTADGRFRHCLLSDHELDLRALLRSGGAWADIREAIALDLQRKPQRHFDGQGISGRGRTMSQIGG; encoded by the coding sequence ATGGCGCTCTTGCACGACGCGTTCGACCGTCGGATCGACTATCTCCGCATTTCGGTGACGGACCGCTGCAACATGCGCTGCCAGTATTGCATGCCGGCCGAGGGGATGGCGTTTGCCCCTCGCGAGGAGCTGCTCAGCTTCGATGAGATCGTGGCCTTTGTCCGCGAAGTGGCCGTTCCCCTCGGCATCACCAAGCTGCGTCTGACCGGTGGTGAACCCCTGGTGCGCCCGGGCCTGCCCGGCCTGGCGGCACGCCTGGCGGCACTGCCGGAGATTCGTGATCTGGCCTTGACCACCAATGGTGCGCTGCTGACGACGCTGGCGCGTGACTTGCAGGTGGCGGGCGTGACGCGCCTCAACATTTCGCTGGATACGCTGCGCCCGGAGCGTTTCCGGGAGATGACCAGGGGGGGAGACTTCCAGCGCGTCTGGGAAGGTCTGGAAACGTCGGAGCGTCTGGGTTTCGCGCCCCTCAAGCTGAATTGTGTGGTGATGCGGGGCTTCAATGAAGACGAACTGGTCGACTTCGTGGCGTTGACCTTGCAGCGCCCCTGGCACGTGCGTTTCATCGAGTTCATGCCGGTCGGAGACTACGCCCGATTCCAGCACCTCGGCTACGTCTCTTCCGCTGACATGCAAGCTCGCATCGCTGAGCGGCATCGCCTGGAGCCCCTCGCTCAGCGCGATTTTGCCGGCAATGGCCCGGCTCGGTACTGGCAGGTACAGGGTGCCCTGGGGAGCGTGGGGTTCATCAGCCAGATGAGTCACGATTTCTGCGCGTCGTGTAACCGGGTTCGCCTGACCGCGGATGGTCGTTTTCGACACTGCCTGCTGTCGGACCACGAACTCGACCTGCGCGCCCTGCTCCGCTCCGGGGGGGCCTGGGCCGATATCCGGGAGGCGATCGCCCTGGACCTGCAGCGCAAACCGCAGCGTCACTTCGATGGCCAGGGGATTTCAGGGCGCGGGCGTACCATGTCCCAGATCGGTGGGTAG
- a CDS encoding GGDEF domain-containing protein, which produces METKTTLSTAQAQALVQFATQLNLTVSWEYNHQNIKQLVGKYLKEVDLAVWWPQPEGFVPLSDGAEQRFGAFVEANQLEVVQQEAALRELPNVPGGWMTAIVSNRQTFGVAFAASPSDELSEAVLKTVLPQLGLSRLATALTDEVAKRTSTDKVTGLWNRQYFNERFREECERLVRSKETGSVAIIGLDNFGALSRTMSSDEVTQLFTLVGQTVRNVIRQTDWAVRWDTNELLFYFPSTPAEASLEVLKRFGKRLVSSHAILEPLVGLSSTVETTSPRALIQLATRRLDLARKDGHRRVICYATPAHGLQFWRGEEK; this is translated from the coding sequence ATGGAAACCAAGACCACACTGTCGACAGCGCAAGCCCAAGCGCTCGTTCAATTCGCCACCCAACTCAACCTGACGGTTTCCTGGGAATACAACCACCAAAACATCAAGCAGCTGGTCGGGAAATACCTCAAGGAGGTCGACCTGGCGGTGTGGTGGCCCCAACCCGAAGGTTTCGTCCCGCTTTCGGACGGTGCGGAGCAGCGCTTCGGTGCCTTCGTGGAAGCCAATCAGCTCGAAGTGGTTCAGCAGGAGGCGGCCCTGCGGGAACTGCCCAACGTTCCGGGCGGCTGGATGACCGCCATCGTGTCCAACCGTCAAACCTTTGGCGTGGCCTTCGCGGCCAGCCCCTCGGACGAACTCAGCGAGGCGGTCCTCAAGACCGTGTTGCCACAGCTCGGGCTGTCCAGGCTGGCCACCGCCTTGACCGATGAGGTGGCCAAGCGCACCTCGACCGACAAGGTGACGGGCCTGTGGAACCGTCAATACTTCAACGAACGCTTCCGGGAGGAGTGCGAGCGCCTGGTGCGCTCGAAGGAGACGGGCTCCGTGGCCATCATCGGCCTGGATAACTTCGGGGCCCTGTCCCGCACCATGTCCTCCGATGAAGTGACGCAGTTGTTCACCCTGGTGGGCCAGACGGTCCGCAACGTGATCCGCCAGACGGACTGGGCCGTGCGTTGGGACACCAACGAACTGCTGTTCTACTTCCCGTCCACGCCCGCGGAGGCGTCCTTGGAGGTCCTGAAGCGGTTCGGTAAGCGCCTGGTGTCTTCGCACGCCATTCTGGAGCCCTTGGTGGGGCTGTCCAGTACGGTGGAAACCACCTCGCCGCGCGCCTTGATCCAGCTGGCCACGCGCCGGCTTGACCTGGCCCGCAAGGATGGCCACCGTCGCGTGATCTGTTACGCGACGCCGGCCCACGGGCTTCAATTCTGGCGTGGAGAAGAAAAATAG
- the tpiA gene encoding triose-phosphate isomerase, which produces MSSPRRPVIAGNWKMHKTMAEARDLSRALLAQLGPAELAAEVVLCPPFTALAAVSESIRGTALRLGAQNMHWQTHGAFTGEIAPAMLVELGVSHVILGHSERRQYFAETDDTVARKVESALAHQLIPIVCVGETLTEREGGLTDNVVIVQVQRALQGRTAEEVAGLVFAYEPVWAIGTGKTCEAGEANRVCGIIRDTVGRLFTPAAAAAVRVQYGGSVKAETIAEQMAQPHIDGALVGGASLEASSFAAIARLGLIPTH; this is translated from the coding sequence ATGTCTTCCCCTCGTCGCCCCGTCATTGCGGGCAACTGGAAAATGCACAAGACCATGGCGGAAGCGCGGGACCTGAGCCGCGCCCTGTTGGCTCAGCTCGGGCCCGCCGAACTGGCCGCGGAGGTGGTACTCTGTCCACCTTTCACCGCGCTTGCGGCCGTATCCGAGTCAATTCGCGGCACGGCCTTGCGCCTCGGCGCCCAGAACATGCACTGGCAAACGCACGGAGCCTTCACAGGTGAGATTGCACCAGCCATGCTGGTGGAACTCGGGGTCTCTCACGTGATTCTGGGGCATTCCGAACGCCGTCAGTATTTCGCGGAGACAGATGACACCGTCGCTCGAAAAGTCGAATCCGCCCTGGCTCATCAACTCATCCCGATCGTGTGCGTGGGCGAAACGCTCACGGAACGCGAGGGCGGCCTGACCGATAACGTTGTCATCGTCCAGGTTCAGCGTGCCCTGCAGGGCCGCACGGCGGAGGAGGTCGCTGGACTCGTCTTTGCTTACGAACCAGTCTGGGCGATTGGTACGGGCAAGACCTGCGAGGCAGGGGAGGCCAACCGGGTCTGCGGCATCATCCGCGACACGGTGGGGCGTCTGTTCACCCCGGCGGCCGCCGCCGCCGTCCGCGTGCAGTACGGCGGCAGCGTCAAGGCTGAAACGATTGCAGAGCAGATGGCGCAGCCCCACATCGACGGCGCTCTGGTGGGGGGGGCCAGTCTGGAGGCCAGCTCGTTTGCGGCGATCGCCCGGCTCGGCCTCATTCCTACCCACTGA
- the gap gene encoding type I glyceraldehyde-3-phosphate dehydrogenase, translating to MATQVGINGFGRIGRQVLRAALKENAPLTFVGINDLTDAATLAHLFKHDTIHGTYPGDVRTDGNAIVIDGKRIPISAEKDPAALPWKELGAEVVVESTGRFTKRSDCQKHLDAGAKKVIISAPATDEDLTVVLGVNEDAYDPSQHHILSNASCTTNCLAPVAKVLHEQFGIINGLMTTVHSYTNDQVILDLPHKDLRRARAAAESIIPTTTGAAKAVALVLPELKGKLNGFAMRVPTPNVSVVDLVVNVSRDVTVDEVNAALSGAADQGRMTGILKYTTEPLVSRDYIGCAYSSIVDAPLTMVMDKRVVKVIAWYDNEWGYSNRVVDLAAYVGQRLKATV from the coding sequence ATGGCCACTCAAGTGGGAATCAACGGCTTCGGCCGGATCGGGCGTCAGGTGCTTCGGGCAGCGCTGAAAGAGAATGCGCCCCTGACGTTCGTGGGAATCAACGACCTGACGGACGCCGCCACGCTCGCGCACCTGTTCAAGCACGACACCATTCACGGCACCTATCCGGGTGACGTGCGCACCGATGGTAACGCGATCGTGATCGATGGCAAGCGAATCCCCATCAGCGCGGAGAAAGATCCCGCTGCGCTTCCCTGGAAAGAACTCGGGGCCGAAGTGGTGGTGGAATCCACCGGCCGTTTCACCAAGCGCTCGGATTGTCAGAAGCACCTGGACGCCGGTGCGAAAAAGGTCATCATCTCTGCGCCTGCCACCGATGAAGACCTGACGGTGGTCCTCGGCGTCAATGAGGATGCCTATGACCCGAGCCAGCACCACATCCTGTCCAACGCCTCCTGCACCACCAACTGCCTCGCGCCGGTGGCCAAGGTGTTGCACGAGCAGTTCGGCATCATCAACGGGCTGATGACCACGGTTCACTCCTACACGAACGACCAGGTCATTCTGGACCTGCCCCACAAGGATCTGCGCCGCGCCCGTGCCGCCGCGGAGAGCATCATTCCCACCACCACCGGTGCTGCCAAGGCCGTTGCGCTGGTGCTGCCGGAGTTGAAGGGCAAGCTGAATGGCTTCGCCATGCGGGTACCGACCCCGAACGTGTCCGTGGTCGACCTGGTGGTGAACGTGTCCCGCGACGTGACAGTGGACGAGGTGAACGCCGCCCTGTCTGGCGCGGCCGATCAGGGCCGCATGACCGGCATCCTGAAATACACCACCGAGCCGCTGGTCAGCCGGGACTACATCGGCTGCGCCTACTCGTCGATCGTGGACGCGCCCCTGACGATGGTCATGGACAAGCGCGTGGTCAAGGTGATCGCCTGGTACGACAACGAGTGGGGTTATTCCAACCGCGTCGTCGACCTGGCGGCCTATGTTGGTCAGCGTCTGAAGGCGACCGTCTGA
- the ricT gene encoding regulatory iron-sulfur-containing complex subunit RicT gives MARLAIRFRPGDIRLLEHAPEGLLPRTPVVFELDGGLDCRPLSVMANPVVAAHGSLGAARFVRVATEADLVQLESKTTEEVKARGVCLTKIAQHALPMKLVDALYTLDFSRLTFLYTSEGRVDFRDLLRDLTGTFRRTRILLKQIGVRDEARHLSGVGPCGKELCCSTFIREFAPINIKLAKDQDMSLNPAKLSGACGRLKCCLSYEVEAYRAAKKQLPRQGARVLTGGGEGRVLEVQAAHERALVELSDGTVVALAPHEMNVLAPAHPGDSAPAPTSGSDELRPAAAPNAPSAPPVPPRNVGPTRERVIPEASPRASRNDPHHPSSTSS, from the coding sequence TTGGCCCGACTGGCCATCCGGTTTCGGCCGGGTGACATCCGGCTGCTGGAGCACGCTCCGGAGGGACTGCTCCCCCGCACGCCCGTAGTGTTCGAACTGGACGGGGGGCTGGATTGCCGCCCCCTCTCGGTCATGGCCAACCCGGTCGTGGCCGCGCACGGCTCCTTGGGCGCAGCACGATTCGTGAGGGTCGCCACCGAGGCCGACCTGGTGCAACTGGAGTCAAAAACCACGGAAGAGGTCAAAGCGCGGGGAGTCTGCCTCACCAAGATTGCCCAACACGCCCTGCCGATGAAGCTGGTCGACGCCCTGTACACGTTGGACTTCAGTCGCCTGACCTTTCTCTACACCTCCGAAGGCCGCGTCGACTTCCGCGACCTGTTGCGCGACCTGACGGGCACGTTCCGACGGACCCGCATCTTGCTCAAACAGATCGGGGTCCGCGACGAGGCCCGCCATCTCTCCGGCGTTGGCCCCTGCGGCAAGGAACTTTGCTGTTCCACGTTCATCCGAGAATTCGCCCCGATCAACATCAAGCTGGCCAAGGACCAGGACATGTCGCTCAATCCGGCCAAGCTCTCTGGAGCCTGCGGACGCTTGAAGTGTTGCCTGAGCTACGAGGTGGAGGCCTATCGGGCCGCCAAGAAGCAATTGCCGCGCCAGGGAGCACGCGTGCTTACCGGCGGCGGGGAAGGACGCGTGCTTGAAGTGCAAGCGGCCCACGAGCGAGCCCTGGTGGAACTCTCCGATGGAACGGTGGTGGCACTCGCCCCGCACGAGATGAACGTGCTGGCCCCGGCACATCCCGGTGACTCGGCGCCAGCGCCCACCTCGGGTTCAGATGAACTCCGGCCGGCGGCAGCGCCAAACGCACCTTCGGCTCCCCCAGTCCCCCCTCGGAATGTGGGACCGACGCGCGAACGGGTGATCCCCGAAGCGTCGCCGCGGGCGTCTCGTAACGACCCTCATCACCCCTCATCGACCAGTTCCTGA
- a CDS encoding sugar ABC transporter substrate-binding protein has translation MRHVFVETGRCLARRITTLLLAGALLLAGCGRSDGERTVEIKFWTMQLKPTFEDYVGGLIKAWESNHPGVRVKWVDLPANEIENKTLTATASGRAPDLVNLNPMFANKLASARALVPLNLPKATLDAYFPAALEANTVAGRLIGLPWYLSTSITLYNADLWKSAGLETGSWPTTYRELAAAARTIKQKTGHYGFLPAFGDRGKCLDLFAADHVPLLTPDGKHAAFAGPEGIQTLSFWASLFHDGVLPQEALTQPHREGIDRFQAGQIAALPAGPQFLKMVRQNAPELYQRIGLGPQVGGADGRVGMQVMNLVIPSASQHTDLAIDLALHVTSGASQLAFCRIVPILPSIQVASRDPFFQAPQEAPLEDRARALAAAQLQRATLLVPPLYRQAELAKSLDNALQRAVLKQQTPQQALEQAADEWSQILASS, from the coding sequence ATGCGCCACGTCTTCGTTGAAACCGGCCGTTGCCTCGCACGCCGAATCACCACCCTGCTCCTGGCCGGTGCGCTCTTGCTGGCGGGATGCGGTCGTTCGGACGGTGAACGAACGGTCGAAATCAAGTTCTGGACCATGCAGTTGAAGCCCACCTTCGAGGATTACGTGGGGGGCTTGATCAAGGCGTGGGAATCGAACCACCCCGGGGTCCGCGTGAAATGGGTCGACCTGCCAGCCAACGAAATCGAGAACAAGACGCTGACCGCCACCGCCAGTGGCCGCGCCCCCGACCTGGTGAATCTGAACCCGATGTTTGCCAACAAACTCGCGTCGGCCCGGGCCCTCGTGCCCTTGAACCTGCCGAAAGCGACCCTCGACGCCTATTTTCCGGCCGCCCTGGAGGCCAACACCGTCGCGGGGCGTTTGATCGGGCTCCCCTGGTATCTATCGACCTCGATCACGCTCTACAACGCTGACTTGTGGAAATCAGCCGGTTTGGAGACCGGTTCATGGCCGACCACCTACCGAGAGCTGGCAGCCGCCGCTCGCACCATCAAGCAGAAGACCGGCCACTACGGATTTCTGCCGGCCTTCGGCGACCGTGGCAAATGTCTGGATCTGTTCGCCGCCGACCACGTGCCGTTGTTGACGCCGGACGGCAAACACGCAGCCTTTGCTGGCCCTGAGGGTATCCAAACCCTGAGCTTCTGGGCGAGTTTGTTCCACGACGGGGTGCTGCCGCAGGAAGCACTGACACAACCCCATCGTGAGGGCATCGATCGCTTCCAGGCCGGACAAATTGCAGCCTTGCCGGCCGGTCCCCAGTTCTTGAAGATGGTCCGCCAGAACGCCCCCGAGCTGTATCAGCGCATTGGCCTGGGGCCGCAGGTAGGAGGCGCAGACGGTCGCGTCGGCATGCAGGTGATGAATTTGGTAATCCCCTCTGCCAGCCAACATACGGACCTGGCCATCGACCTGGCGCTGCATGTGACTTCGGGAGCCAGCCAGCTGGCATTCTGTCGCATCGTCCCGATCCTGCCTTCCATTCAGGTCGCCTCCCGCGACCCCTTTTTCCAGGCACCGCAGGAAGCGCCCCTGGAGGACCGGGCCCGTGCCCTGGCGGCCGCGCAACTTCAGCGCGCCACCCTGCTGGTCCCGCCGCTCTATCGCCAGGCAGAACTGGCCAAATCCCTCGACAACGCCCTGCAGCGGGCCGTCTTGAAACAACAGACGCCCCAGCAAGCCCTCGAACAGGCAGCCGACGAATGGTCTCAGATTCTGGCATCCTCGTAA